The following coding sequences are from one Neurospora crassa OR74A linkage group I, whole genome shotgun sequence window:
- a CDS encoding molybdopterin-converting factor subunit 2, which translates to MATQQPTQTDNSAQAQPPQTNPAKPTEISEPGIYVALTHDHLNYQSVIDRVRSPEAGAIVVFAGTTRNNFNSLPVQHLSYTSYAPLALRTMLTICRSILTKHGLKGIAMVHRLGVVPIGEESILIAVSSPHRQAAWRAGEEALEECKAKVEVWKREEFGGEGGGVWRANRDGAVGVKVDEPRIGKGEVDEKEDEGDSGNGGNDRKS; encoded by the exons ATGGCAACTCAACAACCAACCCAAACCGATAATTCGGCTCAAGCTCAACCGCCACAAACAAACCCAGCAAAGCCCACCGAGATCTCAGAACCCGGCATCTACGTAGCCCTCACCCACGACCACCTCAACTATCAATCCGTTATAGACCGAGTCCGCTCCCCAGAAGCTGGGGCCATTGTTGTCTTTGCCG GTACCACCCGCAACAACTTTAACTCCCTCCCTGTCCAGCACCTCTCCTATACCTCCTATGCGCCCCTAGCTTTGCGCACCATGTTAACCATATGCCGCTCCATTCTCACCAAGCACGGGTTGAAGGGGATAGCGATGGTACACAGGTTAGGTGTGGTCCCCATCGGAGAGGAAAGTATCTTGATTGCTGTATCATCTCCCCATAGACAGGCGGCATGGAGGGCGGGGGAAGAGGCGTTGGAGGAGTGTAAAGCCAAAGTGGAGGTGTGGAAGCGGGAGGAGTTTGGTGgcgaggggggaggggtgtGGAGAGCTAATAGGGATGGTGCGGTGGGGGTTAAGGTTGATGAGCCTAGGATAGGCAAAGGGGAAGtggatgagaaggaggatgagggcgACAGCGGGAACGGGGGAAATGATAGGAAGAGCTGA
- a CDS encoding small oligopeptide transporter — MLRNFFRRRHGDEDVMPDMVDDGSLEGDSTGIEALTALKRFEKMHRLDPNLPLDELDEVETALNSANIEKGTEIDQILAEDNSPYPEVRASVRNYDVEMPVNTIRAWTIGMLLCTIGSAVNMLLSLRNPSISLSTLAIQLIAYPIGLGWDLIFPDRVFTVFGIKFNLKPGPFNFKEHVIIVVMSNAAYGGGALYATDVILAQEIWYKQSFGWAWQILFGISTLCTGYGLAGLARRFLVWPAAMIWPADLINCTLFYTLHDHSPSDPARTNGWSISRYRWFLIVMAGSFAWYWFPGYLFQGLSWMCWITWIWPDNVIVNQLFGGQSGYGLFPITLDWSIISGYLLSPLASPFHAIANVVGGVTFFFVIVSLGIQYSNIWYSAYLPVQESHSYDNTGKRYVVLRILNENLHFDEAKYHAYSPLYLPTQFALAYGLSFAAVAAVIVHVGLYHGKDIWNQWKLARHQEDDVHMRLMKKYRDAEDWWYIILFAVMLGMSFAVVCAWDTGFPWWAFIICILIPVVWTIPIGIIQAITNIQLGLNVLTEYVIGYMLPGRPLVMMMFKNYGYLVMSQALYFIQDLKLGHYMKVPPRVMFWSQLIASVWSAIVQIAVMNWALGAIPDICTDGQANQFDCPSAKVFFTASVIWGAIGPARMFSGKALYSSLQWFWLVGAVAPVISWFFVRRYPRSLWRYVNFPLVFGGSGWIPPATVYIYYCWGIVGTVFNFFIRRRKTGWWLQYNYLTSAALDVGLLLSTLVIFFSLTLSHTKAPEWFGNTVAKSTMDTTATAVQKLVPPGEIFGPREWP, encoded by the exons ATGCTTCGCAATTTTTTTCGACGACGGCACGGCGATGAGGATGTTATGCCGGATATGGTAGACGATGGATCGCTGGAAGGTGACTCGACTGGCATTGAGGCCTTGACTGCACTGAAGCGGTTCGAAAAGATGCATCGCCTGGACCCAAACCTACCATTGGACGAGCTGGACGAGGTCGAAACGGCTTTGAATAGCGCAAACATCGAGAAAGGAACCGAGATCGACCAAATATTGGCTGAAGACAATTCCCCATATCCAGAA GTTCGAGCTTCAGTACGAAATTACGATGTCGAGATGCCCGTCAACACCATCCGGGCCTGGACTATCGGCATGTTGCTTTGCACTATCGGTTCCGCTGTCAATATGCTTCTCTCGTTGCGAAACCCTAGCATCTCGTTGTCGACTTTGGCTATCCAACTCATAGCATACCCCATCGGCCTGGGCTGGGATCTCATCTTCCCCGACCGTGTTTTCACCGTATTCGGCATCAAGTTCAACCTCAAACCCGGACCATTCAACTTCAAGGAACATGTCATCATTGTTGTCATGTCCAAT gCTGCGTATGGCGGTGGTGCTTTGTATGCTACTGATGTCATTCTTGCTCAGGAGATCTGGTACAAACAGTCATTCGGCTGGGCCTGGCAAATCCTCTTCGGCATCTCGACGCTCTGCACTGGCTATGGGCTTGCCGGTTTGGCAAGAAGGTTCTTGGTTTGGCCCGCTGCCATGATATGGCCCGCGGATCTCATTAACTGCACACTCTTCTACACCCTCCACGATCACTCGCCCTCGGATCCGGCAAGGACAAATGGTTGGTCAATCAGCCGATACCGATGGTTCTTGATTGTCATGGCCGGATCATTTGCGTGGTACTGGTTTCCTGGCTATCTTTTTCAGGGACTATCTTGGATGTGCTGGATTACCTGGATCTGGCCCGACAACGTCATTGTCAATCAGCTGTTTGGCGGACAAAGCGGATATGGGCTATTCCCTATCACTCTT GATTGGTCTATCATCTCTGGGTATCTCCTGTCACCCCTCGCGTCGCCATTTCATGCGATCGCCAACGTCGTCGGCGGTGTCACGTTTTTCTTCGTTATTGTCTCCCTTGGAATccaatattcgaatatatggTACTCAGCTTATCTGCCAGTCCAAGAGTCGCACTCGTACGACAACACCGGAAAGAGGTACGTCGTTTTGCGCATTCTTAACGAAAACCTGCATTTCGACGAGGCCAAGTACCACGCATACTCGCCGCTTTACCTCCCCACCCAGTTTGCCCTTGCATATGGGCTGTCTTTTGCAGCTGTCGCAGCCGTCATTGTTCACGTTGGCCTCTACCACGGCAAGGACATCTGGAATCAGTGGAAGTTGGCCCGTCATCAAGAAGACGATGTCCACATGCGCCTCATGAAGAAATACCGTGACGCCGAGGATTGGTGGTATATTATCCTATTTGCCGTCATGCTTGGTATGTCCTTTGCCGTGGTGTGCGCCTGGGATACCGGCTTTCCATGGTGGGCGTTTATCATCTGCATATTGATTCCGGTGGTGTGGACCATTCCGATCGGAATCATTCAGGCCATTACCAATATTCAATTAGGACTGAACGTCTTGACCGAGTATGTCATCGGCTACATGCTCCCCGGCCGCCCCTTGGTCATGATGATGTTCAAGAACTACGGTTATCTCGTCATGTCGCAGGCGCTCTATTTCATTCAGGATCTCAAGCTCGGCCATTACATGAAGGTGCCACCTCGTGTCATGTTTTGGTCCCAGCTGATAGCTTCGGTTTGGTCCGCCATTGTCCAGATCGCCGTCATGAACTGGGCGCTCGGGGCAATTCCCGATATTTGCACAGACGGCCAGGCCAACCAATTCGATTGCCCCAGTGCCAAGGTATTTTTCACTGCGTCCGTCATTTGGGGTGCGATTGGACCGGCCCGCATGTTCTCCGGTAAAGCACTGTATAGCTCTTTACAGTGGTTCTGGCTGGTTGGTGCCGTTGCTCCCGTGATTTCGTGGTTTTTCGTTCGACGGTATCCGCGCTCGCTTTGGCGCTATGTCAACTTCCCGCTGGTGTTTGGCGGTTCAGGCTGGATTCCGCCCGCAACTGTTTACATCTACTACTGCTGGGGCATAGTCGGCACTGTCTTCAACTTTTTCATTCGCCGTCGGAAGACGGGTTGGTGGCTGCAGTACAACTACCTCACCTCGGCCGCCCTTGACGTTGGCCTTTTGCTGTCGACTCTCGTTATATTCTTTTCCCTCACACTATCACACACCAAAGCGCCAGAATGGTTTGGCAACACAGTGGCTAAGAGCACCATGGATACGACCGCCACAGCGGTACAGAAACTCGTTCCGCCAGGAGAGATCTTTGGACCTCGCGAATGGCCATAG
- a CDS encoding HAD superfamily hydrolase, with protein sequence MRTSRILGSAFARPNLTTLTSSLPSPFQISRHICSAAAGLPHATQKHTRTVQFSSLIGKTGGLSRSNSREARKYNTKSTPSEAPPFAFAFDIDGVLLHVATPIPGAPEALKFLNDNDIPFILLTNGGGKHETERVKDLSQKLGVELTTDNFVQSHTPFRQLVDGPDSLREKTILVTGANAEKCRLIAEEYGFRNVVTPADILKAHPEVFPFDPLLDTVYTATARPLPRPIFTPGSGMRLSDALKIDAMFVFNDPRDWAYDIQLIVDLLLSQQGYVGTYSPKNGDAALPSCGWQQDGQPPLYFSNADLLWSTGFHLPRFGQGAFQAAVAGVWRRLTNGHELQRRVIGKPYSETYQFAERVLTTHRHEVLRRRGHHEPGTLKSVYMVGDNPESDIAGANDFHSEAGTEWCSILVRTGVWSPEHAGEKALQGRFKPKVIVDDAREAVRWALKREGWTGPAL encoded by the exons ATGAGGACCTCACGCATCCTGGGAAGTGCTTTTGCCCGACCAAACCTTACTACTTTGACATCGTCGTTGCCATCGCCCTTTCAAATATCCCGTCATATCTGTAGCGCGGCTGCCGGTTTACCGCACGCAACGCAGAAGCATACACGAACTGTCCAATTTTCATCCTTGATAGGCAAGACTGGTGGCCTGAGCAGGAGTAACAGTCGAGAAGCTCGCAAATACAACACCAAGAGCACGCCGAGCGAGGCACCTCCATTTGCCTTCGCCTTCGA TATCGATGGCGTCCTCCTCCACGTCGCGACGCCCATTCCCGGCGCTCCCGAAGCCCTCAAGTTCCTgaacgacaacgacatccCTTTCATTCTCCTcaccaacggcggcggcaagcaCGAGACCGAACGAGTGAAAGACCTTAGCCAGAAGCTTGGTGTCGAGCTCACCACCGACAACTTTGTCCAATCGCACACGCCGTTTCGCCAGCTCGTCGATGGGCCGGACAGCCTGCGGGAGAAGACCATCCTCGTGACAGGCGCCAATGCGGAGAAGTGTCGACTCATCGCCGAGGAATACGGCTTCCGCAACGTCGTCACACCGGCCGACATCCTCAAAGCCCACCCGGAGGTCTTCCCTTTCGACCCGCTCCTCGACACCGTCTATACCGCTACCGCGCGCCCGCTCCCCAGGCCCATCTTCACGCCCGGGTCCGGCATGCGCCTGAGTGACGCGCTCAAGATCGACGCCATGTTCGTCTTCAACGACCCGCGCGACTGGGCCTACGACATCCAGCTCATCGTCGACCTGCTCCTCTCGCAGCAAGGTTACGTGGGCACGTACTCGCCCAAGAACGGCGACGCCGCTCTACCCTCGTGTGGCTGGCAGCAAGACGGGCAGCCGCCGCTGTACTTTAGCAACGCGGACCTGCTCTGGAGTACGGGGTTCCACCTCCCGCGTTTCGGACAGGGCGCGTTCCAGGCCGCCGTGGCGGGCGTCTGGCGGCGATTGACGAACGGCCATGAGCTGCAGCGGCGGGTGATTGGCAAGCCGTACAGCGAAACGTATCAGTTTGCTGAGAGGGTGCTGACGACCCATAGGCACGAGGTATTGAGGCGCCGCGGCCACCACGAGCCTGGTACGCTGAAGAGCGTGTATATGGTGGGTGATAATCCGGAGAGCGACATCGCGGGGGCGAATGATTTTCACAGTGAGGCTGGAACGGAGTGGTGTTCGATCTTGGTGCGGACGGGCGTGTGGAGCCCGGAGCATGCGGGGGAAAAGGCACTCCAGGGGAGATTCAAGCCAAAGGTCATTGTGGATGATGCGCGGGAGGCGGTGAGGTGGGCTTTGAAGAGAGAGGGTTGGACTGGTCCGGCGTTGTAG